A window of Amycolatopsis australiensis contains these coding sequences:
- the nrfD gene encoding NrfD/PsrC family molybdoenzyme membrane anchor subunit, which yields MSPRRERAMVEPAEFRSYYGRPILKEPAWKQPDVPLYLFLGGAAGASATMAALADVTGRPGLARVGRLVASGGSLASVAALIHDLGKPLRFLHMLRVLKPTSPLSVGSWILSPFSGLAAVAAASEVTGRLPLAGRLAGAGAGVLGPAMCTYTAVLLADTATPSWHEAHGTLPVLFAGSAVTSGAGAALLAAPAGETGPAVRAGVAGAVAELVAARHLETGLGLASEPYRTGRAGKLLKAAKALTAAGAGLSLVARRHRAAGMLAGAAYLASGLCTRFGVYAAGVESTRDPKYVVVPQRERVRQREGR from the coding sequence GTGAGCCCGCGCCGCGAACGGGCGATGGTCGAGCCCGCCGAGTTCCGCTCGTACTACGGCAGGCCGATCCTCAAGGAACCGGCCTGGAAGCAGCCGGACGTGCCGCTCTACCTGTTCCTCGGCGGTGCGGCGGGTGCGTCGGCGACGATGGCGGCGCTCGCCGACGTGACCGGGCGGCCGGGCCTGGCCCGCGTCGGCAGGCTCGTCGCTTCGGGTGGCTCGCTCGCCAGCGTGGCGGCGCTGATCCACGATCTCGGCAAGCCGTTGCGGTTCCTGCACATGCTGCGGGTGCTGAAGCCGACGTCGCCGCTTTCGGTGGGGTCGTGGATCCTGTCGCCGTTCTCGGGCCTGGCGGCGGTGGCCGCGGCGTCGGAGGTGACCGGGCGGCTGCCGCTGGCCGGACGGCTGGCCGGGGCGGGCGCGGGCGTGCTGGGCCCGGCCATGTGCACGTACACGGCGGTGCTGCTGGCGGACACGGCGACGCCGTCGTGGCACGAAGCCCACGGGACGCTCCCGGTGCTGTTCGCGGGCAGCGCGGTGACCAGCGGCGCGGGCGCGGCCCTGCTGGCGGCTCCGGCGGGCGAGACCGGCCCGGCGGTGCGCGCGGGCGTGGCCGGGGCGGTCGCCGAGCTGGTGGCCGCGCGGCACCTGGAGACCGGCCTGGGCCTGGCTTCGGAGCCGTACCGCACGGGACGCGCAGGCAAGCTTCTCAAGGCGGCCAAGGCGCTCACGGCGGCGGGGGCGGGACTGTCACTGGTGGCCCGGCGCCACCGGGCGGCCGGAATGCTGGCGGGCGCGGCCTACCTCGCGTCGGGGCTGTGCACGCGGTTCGGGGTCTACGCCGCCGGGGTCGAGTCCACAAGGGACCCGAAGTACGTCGTGGTGCCCCAGCGGGAGCGGGTCAGGCAGCGGGAAGGCCGCTGA
- the selB gene encoding selenocysteine-specific translation elongation factor, with the protein MRVIVTAGHVDHGKSTLVRRLTGMEPDRWAEERRRGLTIDLGFAWTRIGGEDVAFVDVPGHERFVPNMLAGAGPAPAVLFVVAADEGWMPQSAEHLAALDAFGVSRGLLVVTKADRADPGAATEAARHEIARTSLGAVPSVAVSAATGAGLDELRAAISALTGGLPPPDPDADVRLWIDRAFTVSGAGTVVTGTLAAGTVAVGDELLLGRTRVKVRGLQALGEPRDRVAAVARVAVNLRGTARGDTGRGDVLLTPGRWLTTAEFDVRLRGAAAADLHRNLVLHFGTAALPVRVRPLGTDTARLTTATALPLRAGDRGLVRDPGEHRIAAGFDVLDVRPPPLTRRGAARARAAELAGPDLAGTFLRRTGFVRAADLAAMGLPETGQRVGEWLADPARLAGLRAEAVALVGSWDAVSAGMPVEALRRRLGLPAPELVAPLLAGTGLDVAGGLVRRPGGLAPAVEKALETVEEALAEHPFRAPEADELRALGLGRRELAAAVRLGRLTAVADGVVLGPDAEERAVARLRRLPQPFTVSAARRALDSTRRVMIPLLERLDAAGRTEPLGDGTRRTRG; encoded by the coding sequence ATGCGGGTGATCGTCACGGCCGGGCACGTCGACCACGGGAAGTCGACGCTGGTGCGCCGGCTGACCGGGATGGAACCGGACCGGTGGGCCGAGGAACGGCGCCGCGGCCTCACCATCGACCTCGGCTTCGCCTGGACCCGGATCGGCGGCGAGGACGTCGCGTTCGTCGACGTGCCGGGCCACGAACGGTTCGTGCCGAACATGCTGGCCGGCGCCGGGCCGGCCCCGGCGGTGCTGTTCGTGGTCGCCGCGGACGAGGGCTGGATGCCGCAGTCGGCCGAGCACCTCGCCGCGCTCGACGCGTTCGGCGTCTCCCGCGGCCTGCTGGTCGTCACCAAGGCCGACCGCGCCGACCCGGGCGCCGCGACGGAGGCCGCCCGCCACGAGATCGCCCGCACGTCGCTGGGCGCGGTGCCGAGCGTGGCCGTCAGCGCCGCCACGGGCGCGGGGCTCGACGAGCTGCGCGCGGCGATCTCGGCGCTGACCGGCGGGCTGCCGCCACCCGATCCGGACGCCGACGTCCGGCTGTGGATCGACCGGGCGTTCACCGTGTCCGGGGCGGGCACGGTCGTCACGGGCACCTTGGCCGCGGGTACCGTCGCGGTCGGCGACGAGCTGCTGCTGGGCCGGACGCGGGTGAAGGTCCGCGGCCTGCAGGCGCTCGGCGAGCCCCGCGACCGGGTCGCGGCCGTGGCGCGGGTGGCGGTCAACCTGCGCGGCACCGCGCGTGGCGACACCGGCCGCGGTGACGTCCTGCTGACGCCGGGCCGGTGGCTGACCACGGCCGAGTTCGACGTCCGGCTGCGCGGCGCGGCCGCCGCGGACCTGCACCGGAACCTGGTGCTGCACTTCGGGACCGCCGCCCTGCCGGTGCGCGTCCGTCCACTGGGGACGGACACCGCGCGGCTCACGACGGCCACCGCGCTGCCGCTGCGCGCCGGGGACCGCGGCCTGGTGCGCGACCCCGGCGAGCACCGGATCGCCGCGGGGTTCGACGTGCTCGACGTCCGGCCGCCGCCGTTGACCCGGCGCGGGGCGGCCCGCGCCAGGGCCGCCGAGCTGGCCGGCCCCGATCTCGCCGGAACCTTCCTGCGCCGCACCGGGTTCGTGCGGGCCGCGGACCTGGCGGCGATGGGCCTGCCGGAGACCGGGCAGCGGGTGGGGGAGTGGCTGGCCGACCCCGCCCGGCTCGCCGGGCTGCGCGCCGAGGCCGTGGCGCTCGTCGGGTCCTGGGACGCCGTCTCCGCCGGGATGCCGGTGGAAGCGCTGCGCCGGCGGCTCGGGCTGCCCGCGCCGGAGCTGGTCGCGCCGCTGCTGGCGGGCACCGGCCTGGACGTGGCGGGTGGTCTCGTGCGCCGTCCGGGCGGGCTGGCCCCGGCGGTGGAGAAGGCGCTGGAGACCGTGGAAGAGGCGCTCGCCGAGCACCCCTTCCGCGCGCCGGAGGCGGACGAGCTGCGGGCGCTGGGACTGGGCCGGCGCGAGCTGGCGGCGGCCGTCCGCCTCGGCAGGCTCACGGCGGTCGCCGACGGTGTCGTACTGGGACCGGACGCCGAAGAGCGGGCCGTGGCGCGGCTGCGCCGGCTGCCCCAGCCGTTCACCGTGTCGGCCGCGCGGCGGGCGCTGGACAGCACCCGCCGGGTGATGATCCCGTTGCTGGAACGCCTCGACGCGGCCGGGCGCACCGAACCGCTCGGCGACGGGACGCGCCGGACGCGTGGTTAG
- a CDS encoding CsbD family protein — MNDKLENKGEELKGRAKEAVGDATGNEQWQAEGKSDQAKGSLKQAGEKVKDAVKGVTNKD; from the coding sequence ATGAACGACAAGCTGGAAAACAAGGGCGAAGAGCTCAAGGGCCGGGCCAAGGAGGCCGTCGGCGACGCCACCGGCAACGAGCAGTGGCAGGCCGAAGGCAAGTCCGACCAGGCCAAGGGCTCGCTGAAGCAGGCAGGCGAGAAGGTCAAGGACGCCGTCAAGGGCGTGACGAACAAGGACTGA
- the fdh gene encoding formate dehydrogenase, with amino-acid sequence MGVRRWIEGWPVYRQLTGPDRTGRASAVKSDGSEKWHARTEDADKVVPSVCPYCAVGCGQKVYVKDGRVTQIEGDPDSPISRGRLCPKGSASKQLVTSPSRVTEVLYRRPYGTDWERLPLDKAMDMIADRVLKTRAETWQDADDQGRKLNRTLGFASLGGATLDNEENYLMKKLYTALGAIQIENQARIUHSATVPGLGTSFGRGGATTFQQDLANADCIVIQGSNMAECHPVGFQWVMEAKARGAKIIHVDPRFTRTSAVSHVHAALRAGTDIAFLGGLINYVLGNEKDFREYVLAYTNAAAILREDFADTEDLDGLFSGYDPERRQYDMASWEYEGAPTVPASGSADPEQPGEPGSEHHHGGEGHQSTARADTYGSGGAAVGGKPKTDETLQHPRCVYQVLKRHFARYTPELVADVCGLPVAQFHEIAEAITANSGRDRTTAWVYSVGWTQHTVGAQYIRTASILQTLLGNIGRPGGGILALRGHASIQGSTDIPTLFNLLPGYIPMPHAHQHQSLDEFVAADAGKTGFWGNMRSYTVSLLKSYWGDSARPDNDFRFDYLPRLTGDHGTYATVQQQIAGECKGYFLVGENPAVGSANGKFQRLGLGNLDWLVVRDLQLIESATFWKDGPEIETGELKPEEIGTEVFFLPAAAHTEKDGSFTNTQRLLQWHHKAVEPPGDARSELWFYYHLGRLIRERIGDDPRDAPIRDLTWSYPTEGPTGDPSAESVLAEINGHGPDGPLSAYTQLKDDGSTACGCWIYCGVRADGKNHAANRQPGPEQDWVAAGWAWAWPANRRILYNRASADPDGKPWSERKKLLSWDAGQGKWVGPDVPDFEPAKAPDYEPPEGAKAQDALSGRDPFIMQTDGKAWLYVPAGLADGPLPAHYEPFESPVGNALYGQQVSPTRQTLESPANPYNPSRSEVYPYVFTTYRLTEHHTAGGMSRTLPYLSELQPEFFCEVSPALAAERGLENGGWATIVSARTAIEARVLVTDRVKPLKVRGRTIHQIGLPYHWGTNGLSRGDAANDLLSIVMDPNVHIQEAKAATCDIRPGRRPRGAALPAMVEEYRRRADG; translated from the coding sequence ATGGGTGTACGGCGGTGGATCGAAGGCTGGCCGGTGTACCGGCAGCTGACCGGTCCGGACCGGACAGGGCGCGCCTCCGCCGTCAAATCGGACGGGTCGGAGAAATGGCACGCGCGCACCGAGGACGCCGACAAGGTCGTCCCGTCCGTGTGCCCCTACTGCGCCGTCGGCTGCGGCCAGAAGGTCTACGTCAAGGACGGCCGCGTCACCCAGATCGAGGGTGACCCCGACTCGCCGATCTCGCGTGGCAGGCTCTGCCCGAAGGGCTCGGCCAGCAAGCAGCTCGTGACCAGCCCGAGCCGCGTCACCGAAGTCCTCTACCGCCGCCCGTACGGCACCGACTGGGAGCGCCTGCCCCTCGACAAGGCGATGGACATGATCGCCGACCGGGTCCTCAAGACCCGCGCCGAGACGTGGCAGGACGCCGACGACCAGGGTCGCAAGCTGAACCGCACGCTCGGCTTCGCCAGCCTGGGCGGCGCGACGTTGGACAACGAAGAGAACTACCTGATGAAGAAGCTGTACACCGCGCTCGGCGCGATACAGATCGAAAACCAGGCCCGTATTTGACACTCCGCCACGGTTCCCGGTCTGGGGACCTCCTTCGGTCGTGGGGGCGCCACGACGTTCCAGCAGGACCTCGCCAACGCCGACTGCATCGTCATCCAGGGCTCGAACATGGCCGAGTGTCACCCGGTCGGGTTCCAGTGGGTGATGGAGGCGAAGGCCCGCGGCGCGAAGATCATCCACGTCGACCCGCGGTTCACCCGCACCAGCGCGGTCTCGCACGTCCACGCGGCGTTGCGGGCCGGGACGGACATCGCGTTCCTCGGCGGCCTGATCAACTACGTGCTGGGCAACGAGAAGGACTTCCGCGAGTACGTGCTGGCCTACACGAACGCCGCCGCGATCCTGCGTGAGGACTTCGCCGACACCGAAGACCTCGACGGGCTGTTCTCCGGCTACGACCCCGAGCGGCGCCAGTACGACATGGCGTCCTGGGAATACGAGGGCGCGCCGACGGTGCCCGCGTCCGGGTCGGCCGACCCGGAGCAGCCGGGCGAGCCGGGCTCGGAGCACCACCACGGCGGCGAGGGCCACCAGAGCACGGCCCGGGCCGACACCTACGGCAGCGGTGGGGCGGCGGTCGGCGGCAAGCCGAAGACCGACGAGACGCTGCAGCACCCGCGGTGCGTGTACCAGGTGCTGAAGCGCCACTTCGCGCGCTACACGCCCGAGCTGGTCGCCGACGTCTGCGGCCTGCCGGTGGCGCAGTTCCACGAGATCGCCGAGGCGATCACGGCGAACTCGGGCCGCGACCGGACGACGGCGTGGGTGTACTCGGTGGGCTGGACCCAGCACACCGTCGGCGCGCAGTACATCCGCACCGCGTCGATCCTGCAGACCCTGCTCGGCAACATCGGCCGCCCCGGCGGCGGCATCCTCGCGCTGCGCGGCCACGCCAGCATCCAGGGCTCCACCGACATCCCGACGCTGTTCAACCTGCTGCCCGGCTACATCCCGATGCCGCACGCACACCAGCACCAGAGCCTCGACGAGTTCGTCGCCGCGGACGCGGGCAAGACCGGCTTCTGGGGCAACATGCGCTCGTACACGGTCAGCCTGCTCAAGTCCTACTGGGGCGACTCGGCCCGGCCGGACAACGACTTCCGGTTCGACTACCTGCCGCGGCTCACCGGCGACCACGGCACGTACGCGACCGTGCAGCAGCAGATCGCGGGCGAGTGCAAGGGCTACTTCCTGGTCGGCGAGAACCCGGCGGTCGGCTCGGCCAACGGCAAGTTCCAGCGGCTCGGCCTGGGCAACCTCGACTGGCTCGTCGTGCGCGACCTGCAGCTGATCGAGAGCGCGACGTTCTGGAAGGACGGCCCGGAGATCGAAACCGGCGAGCTGAAGCCGGAGGAGATCGGCACCGAGGTCTTCTTCCTGCCCGCCGCCGCGCACACCGAGAAGGACGGCAGCTTCACCAACACCCAGCGGCTCCTGCAGTGGCACCACAAGGCCGTCGAGCCGCCCGGTGACGCCCGCAGCGAGCTCTGGTTCTACTACCACCTTGGCCGGCTCATCCGCGAGCGGATCGGCGACGACCCGCGCGACGCGCCGATCCGCGACCTCACCTGGAGCTACCCGACCGAGGGCCCGACCGGCGACCCCAGCGCGGAGTCCGTGCTCGCGGAGATCAACGGCCACGGCCCGGACGGCCCGCTCTCGGCGTACACGCAGCTGAAGGACGACGGCTCGACCGCCTGCGGCTGCTGGATCTACTGCGGTGTCCGCGCGGACGGCAAGAACCACGCGGCGAACCGGCAGCCCGGCCCCGAACAGGACTGGGTCGCGGCGGGCTGGGCCTGGGCGTGGCCGGCGAACCGCCGGATCCTCTACAACCGCGCGTCGGCCGACCCGGACGGCAAGCCGTGGAGCGAGCGGAAGAAGCTGCTCAGCTGGGACGCCGGACAGGGCAAGTGGGTCGGCCCGGACGTGCCGGACTTCGAGCCGGCGAAGGCACCGGACTACGAGCCGCCGGAGGGCGCGAAGGCACAGGACGCGCTGAGCGGGCGGGACCCGTTCATCATGCAGACCGACGGCAAGGCCTGGCTCTACGTCCCGGCCGGGCTGGCCGACGGCCCGCTGCCCGCGCACTACGAGCCGTTCGAAAGCCCGGTCGGCAACGCGCTCTACGGGCAGCAGGTGTCACCGACGCGGCAGACGCTGGAGAGCCCGGCGAACCCGTACAACCCGTCCCGCAGCGAGGTCTACCCGTACGTGTTCACCACCTACCGGCTGACCGAGCACCACACCGCGGGCGGGATGAGCCGGACGCTGCCGTACCTGTCGGAGCTGCAGCCGGAGTTCTTCTGCGAGGTGTCGCCGGCGCTGGCCGCCGAACGCGGCCTCGAGAACGGCGGCTGGGCGACGATCGTCTCGGCGCGCACGGCGATCGAGGCCCGCGTGCTGGTGACCGACCGCGTGAAGCCGCTGAAGGTCCGCGGCCGGACGATCCACCAGATCGGCCTGCCCTACCACTGGGGCACGAACGGCCTGTCGCGCGGCGACGCGGCCAACGACCTGCTGTCGATCGTGATGGACCCGAACGTGCACATCCAGGAGGCCAAGGCGGCCACCTGCGACATCCGGCCGGGACGGCGGCCGCGCGGCGCCGCGCTGCCGGCCATGGTCGAGGAGTACCGGAGGCGAGCCGATGGCTGA
- a CDS encoding 4Fe-4S dicluster domain-containing protein gives MAEYGTQPRMGFFTDTSVCIGCKACEVACKEWNGVPDRGELDLLGSSYDNTGALGADSWRHVAFVEQPAVDLGMPSVGAPGQDDPGVRWLMSSDVCKHCTHAACLDVCPTGSLFRTEFGTVVVQQDICNGCGYCVPACPYGVIEKRESDGRAFKCTLCYDRLGAGLEPACAKACPTDSIQFGELEQLRERADERVRDLHESGVPQARLYGRDPDDGVGGDGAFFLLLDEPEVYGLPPDPVVTTRDLPAMWKRAAVTAAGVAVALAASFLGRRR, from the coding sequence ATGGCTGAGTACGGCACGCAGCCCCGGATGGGGTTCTTCACCGACACGTCGGTGTGCATCGGCTGCAAGGCCTGCGAAGTGGCGTGCAAGGAGTGGAACGGCGTGCCGGACCGGGGCGAGCTCGACCTGCTCGGCTCGTCCTACGACAACACCGGCGCGCTGGGCGCCGACAGCTGGCGGCACGTCGCGTTCGTCGAGCAGCCCGCGGTGGACCTCGGGATGCCGTCGGTCGGCGCGCCCGGCCAGGACGACCCCGGCGTGCGCTGGCTGATGTCCAGCGACGTCTGCAAGCACTGCACGCACGCCGCCTGCCTCGACGTCTGCCCGACCGGTTCGCTGTTCCGCACCGAGTTCGGCACCGTCGTGGTGCAGCAGGACATCTGCAACGGCTGCGGCTACTGCGTGCCGGCGTGCCCGTACGGCGTCATCGAAAAGCGCGAGAGCGACGGCCGCGCGTTCAAGTGCACCCTCTGCTACGACCGGCTGGGCGCCGGCCTGGAACCGGCGTGCGCCAAGGCGTGCCCGACCGACTCGATCCAGTTCGGCGAGCTGGAGCAGCTGCGGGAGCGGGCCGACGAGCGGGTCCGCGACCTGCACGAGTCCGGCGTGCCGCAGGCGCGGCTCTACGGCCGCGACCCGGACGACGGGGTCGGCGGCGACGGCGCGTTCTTCCTGCTGCTGGACGAGCCCGAGGTCTACGGGCTGCCGCCGGACCCGGTGGTCACGACCCGGGACCTCCCGGCGATGTGGAAGCGGGCGGCGGTGACGGCCGCCGGCGTGGCGGTGGCGCTCGCGGCGTCGTTCCTGGGGCGGCGCCGGTGA